A segment of the Leptospira andrefontaineae genome:
TGAATCCATAGTATTGCATTGCAGGAACCAAGTATTCATGTTCACCAATATAAGAATATGCATAAGGGATCGGATCATTTATCCCATCTACCCCTTCGTAGATGCATGCGCTTACTTTATTAGGCACAACACAAGGGCCGTCGATCTTTTCAATCTTAAGATCCAGGTCTATTCCCGTTTTCATTTCTGCAATAAAATCATCTAGACCTTCTTCCCATTCTGCTTTTTTTTCCAAATAGGCAGTGGAATATTCTCTACAGAAAAAGATCTCCCCGTTTGGTCTTGTGAATTTATGACTATATGCGATTGTTAGCCCTAGGCTTTCACCTTCGCTTCCTGAATTCTTTTTAAGGAGCAGGACCTGTAATATTCCGTTCGTGTCTAGTTTCTCTTCACCTTCTAGATCTTTACAATTTTGTAATGTGCCGATCATAAATGCGATCAGCCAAGCTAGGGTTATCCTTTTCATTTTTTTTCTCCTGATTATTATTCATATTTTATAATTTATAATGAATCCGTAAGTTCTGGGAGCTCCCGGAACTGCTTGAAAGGTTCCGTCTATATAGGAAGTGAAATAGTATTTATCGTATGCGTTATTGCAGTAGATATAGGCGGAGATCGTATCTCCTTCATATCCTGCTTTTAGATTTGTGACCGTGTAAGGACTGCTATAGATCGTATTGTCTGCAGCAAAGAACATCTTTCCTACTGCCTGGAACTCCCATCTGAAAAAAAGACCCCAATTAGAACGGAACTGCAGATAACTTACAATATCGTATTTGGGAATGAAATGGACTCTTTTGCCGTCGAAGTCTTTGTCTAAGACTCTATCATAAAATTTATTGAATATACCTTCCGTATAGCCGGCGGAAAAACCTAATCTAATAGGTTTCCATGGTTTAGCATATGCCTCTATTTCCGCGCCTCGAACTGTAACTCTTTCCGCATTCAAATTCACCGACTGCGCAATTGAAATTGCCCGAACAACTTGAAAGTCTTTCGTTTCGGTATAAAAATAAGTGAGATTCAGTCCGAGGGTTCGTTTTAAATATTCTGATTTGATCCCCGCTTCTATAGTATCATTGATCTCCGGTTTAAAATCTGCTTGAGAAACCTGATTTACAACTGTGCTATAACCAGCGTTCTTATATCCTCTGCTCAATCCTGCAAAGATCATAAAAGAATCGTTTGGTTTAAAATCGAAGATCAGCCTGGAAACATTGTATTGGTAAAGATCATCTCTTGTATAATGAGGAGATAGTATATGCACATCTCCGTACGGATTATTGGGAAGAAAACCTGTGGCGTCTTGGCTATGACCTAGATTTATCTTTTGGGTTTCTATTCTGGATCCTAAGGTGATCGTGAACTTCTCCCAAAAAGTGTAGCTATTGTGAGTGAAAATACTAAAACTTCTTTCTTCTATCCTAGCATGATGGGTTTGTCTTGTGGGAGCATAAAGGCCGGAGAAAGTTCTGTAAGTGTAAGTATTCTTCAGATATTCTCTGGTATTGCTGCTATCGGAGATCCGATGGTATAAAAATGTTCCTATCTTGAATTGAAGGGGATCTTTTTTATCAGTAGATTCTATTTTGGCTTCGTGAGTTTGGGTTGTTGTATGTTCTACGTATTCTCCCTTGCTTTGGTTATTCTTTGTGAAGTCTGAATCCACTGTTAATGGATCGATTGCCATTCTTCTCAAACTAGAAACAACACTTGCAGTCGCTGAAGGAAGTTTATAACTTACATTGCTAGAATAAGTATTTCCGGTTACATTAGATGTTCCTTCATAGTC
Coding sequences within it:
- a CDS encoding TonB-dependent receptor translates to MNRQRSKYQEKKGVRNLLPFLFRFFIRILFFTGTILFAQEPKVTDPKNSKEEPLVKRPVTSEGGIVVQGKRDQRDREIFKTPGSISRFNDQDIQDTGIARTNDIDKQVPNFAIIDSGSRNFTYFNIRGMRSIAFSEPAVGMIVDGVPLADNVALNTELFGLDSIEVHRGSQATVFGKNFQGGVVEIKTKKPNNLPQGRFTTDLGNYNKREFSFFYNTPIIKDKLYVGVSGKSTERDGYLNNITGFNYPNNRLSDIPIEFYATHPDGRNGKAGRIRIYWTPNENLEVDIQAGAESFNDGSLNIVNYLGSKSERLKSVYKGCAVSPENCDENIRIFINRSNGVRKVYWDYEGTSNVTGNTYSSNVSYKLPSATASVVSSLRRMAIDPLTVDSDFTKNNQSKGEYVEHTTTQTHEAKIESTDKKDPLQFKIGTFLYHRISDSSNTREYLKNTYTYRTFSGLYAPTRQTHHARIEERSFSIFTHNSYTFWEKFTITLGSRIETQKINLGHSQDATGFLPNNPYGDVHILSPHYTRDDLYQYNVSRLIFDFKPNDSFMIFAGLSRGYKNAGYSTVVNQVSQADFKPEINDTIEAGIKSEYLKRTLGLNLTYFYTETKDFQVVRAISIAQSVNLNAERVTVRGAEIEAYAKPWKPIRLGFSAGYTEGIFNKFYDRVLDKDFDGKRVHFIPKYDIVSYLQFRSNWGLFFRWEFQAVGKMFFAADNTIYSSPYTVTNLKAGYEGDTISAYIYCNNAYDKYYFTSYIDGTFQAVPGAPRTYGFIINYKI
- a CDS encoding LIC_11695 family lipoprotein, which translates into the protein MKRITLAWLIAFMIGTLQNCKDLEGEEKLDTNGILQVLLLKKNSGSEGESLGLTIAYSHKFTRPNGEIFFCREYSTAYLEKKAEWEEGLDDFIAEMKTGIDLDLKIEKIDGPCVVPNKVSACIYEGVDGINDPIPYAYSYIGEHEYLVPAMQYYGFTSTTAKGACQEAATSSGIGSLYKCYVKGQCWE